A part of Rhodamnia argentea isolate NSW1041297 chromosome 8, ASM2092103v1, whole genome shotgun sequence genomic DNA contains:
- the LOC115730264 gene encoding serine/threonine-protein kinase/endoribonuclease IRE1a-like isoform X2 — protein MMEDVILWTDDGRPSPLLLKLMRDVVSGLGHLHDLEILHQDLKPQNILITEKPLVAKLSDMGSCTNYGTSGWRAREMFLPGRLQTPATDMFSFGCVLFFCVTGGKHPFEKPCDFNILNNTMDLSPVASIPEAHDLISGLLNPDPILRPTASEVLRHPFFSDASDRAVKVPHSTDAPKPVKEIGRFPAILMESYKVVSQFCKKEDVFRKCLKFLK, from the exons ATGATGGAGGATGTTATCTTGTGGACGGATGATGGCCGTCCCTCACCCTTGTTGCTGAAACTGATGAG GGATGTGGTATCAGGACTCGGCCATTTGCATGACTTGGAAATACTCCATCAGGACCTAAAGCCTCAAAATATCTTAATTACTGAGAAACCGTTAGTTGCTAAGCTATCTGATATGGGATCTTGCACTA ATTATGGAACCTCAGGATGGCGAGCGCGTGAGATGTTTCTTCCTGGTCGGCTCCAAACTCCGGCAACTGATATGTTTAGTTTTGGTTGTGTCCTCTTCTTTTGTGTCACTGGTGGAAAACATCCATTTGAAAAACCTTGTGACTTCAATATCCTGAACAACACCATGGATCTATCCCCGGTGGCCTCCATACCAGAGGCTCATGATTTGATATCGGGTTTACTGAACCCGGATCCTATATTAAG GCCAACAGCATCAGAGGTGCTTCGACATCCATTCTTTAGTGATGCCAGCGATAGAGCAGTGAAGGTACCACACTCCACGGATGCTCCAAAACCAGTGAAG GAGATCGGACGGTTTCCTGCAATTTTGATGGAGTCCTATAAGGTGGTGTCTCAATTCTGCAAAAAAGAAGACGTCTTTCGGAAGTGCTTGAAATTCTTAAAGTGA
- the LOC115730264 gene encoding serine/threonine-protein kinase/endoribonuclease IRE1b-like isoform X3: MQDVSLWTDDGRPSPLLLKLMRDVVSGLGHLHDLEILHQDLKPQNILITEKPLVAKLSDMGSCTNYGTSGWRAREMFLPGRLQTPATDMFSFGCVLFFCVTGGKHPFEKPCDFNILNNTMDLSPVASIPEAHDLISGLLNPDPILRPTASEVLRHPFFSDASDRAVKVPHSTDAPKPVKEIGRFPAILMESYKVVSQFCKKEDVFRKCLKFLK, encoded by the exons CTTGTGGACGGATGATGGCCGTCCCTCACCCTTGTTGCTGAAACTGATGAG GGATGTGGTATCAGGACTCGGCCATTTGCATGACTTGGAAATACTCCATCAGGACCTAAAGCCTCAAAATATCTTAATTACTGAGAAACCGTTAGTTGCTAAGCTATCTGATATGGGATCTTGCACTA ATTATGGAACCTCAGGATGGCGAGCGCGTGAGATGTTTCTTCCTGGTCGGCTCCAAACTCCGGCAACTGATATGTTTAGTTTTGGTTGTGTCCTCTTCTTTTGTGTCACTGGTGGAAAACATCCATTTGAAAAACCTTGTGACTTCAATATCCTGAACAACACCATGGATCTATCCCCGGTGGCCTCCATACCAGAGGCTCATGATTTGATATCGGGTTTACTGAACCCGGATCCTATATTAAG GCCAACAGCATCAGAGGTGCTTCGACATCCATTCTTTAGTGATGCCAGCGATAGAGCAGTGAAGGTACCACACTCCACGGATGCTCCAAAACCAGTGAAG GAGATCGGACGGTTTCCTGCAATTTTGATGGAGTCCTATAAGGTGGTGTCTCAATTCTGCAAAAAAGAAGACGTCTTTCGGAAGTGCTTGAAATTCTTAAAGTGA
- the LOC115730264 gene encoding serine/threonine-protein kinase/endoribonuclease IRE1a-like isoform X4, translating to MQDVSLWTDGGLPSPLLLKLMRDVVSGLGHLHDLEILHQDLKPQNILITEKPLVAKLSDMGSCTNYGTSGWRAREMFLPGRLQTPATDMFSFGCVLFFCVTGGKHPFEKPCDFNILNNTMDLSPVASIPEAHDLISGLLNPDPILRPTASEVLRHPFFSDASDRAVKVPHSTDAPKPVKEIGRFPAILMESYKVVSQFCKKEDVFRKCLKFLK from the exons GGATGTGGTATCAGGACTCGGCCATTTGCATGACTTGGAAATACTCCATCAGGACCTAAAGCCTCAAAATATCTTAATTACTGAGAAACCGTTAGTTGCTAAGCTATCTGATATGGGATCTTGCACTA ATTATGGAACCTCAGGATGGCGAGCGCGTGAGATGTTTCTTCCTGGTCGGCTCCAAACTCCGGCAACTGATATGTTTAGTTTTGGTTGTGTCCTCTTCTTTTGTGTCACTGGTGGAAAACATCCATTTGAAAAACCTTGTGACTTCAATATCCTGAACAACACCATGGATCTATCCCCGGTGGCCTCCATACCAGAGGCTCATGATTTGATATCGGGTTTACTGAACCCGGATCCTATATTAAG GCCAACAGCATCAGAGGTGCTTCGACATCCATTCTTTAGTGATGCCAGCGATAGAGCAGTGAAGGTACCACACTCCACGGATGCTCCAAAACCAGTGAAG GAGATCGGACGGTTTCCTGCAATTTTGATGGAGTCCTATAAGGTGGTGTCTCAATTCTGCAAAAAAGAAGACGTCTTTCGGAAGTGCTTGAAATTCTTAAAGTGA
- the LOC125316243 gene encoding serine/threonine-protein kinase/endoribonuclease IRE1a-like yields the protein MAEGFRLPDYGIEGTRIGDIFVSNAEISMRSGGTTVFEGFCRDGTPVAVKRLVRGHRTVVSNWIPQLMTYEHPNIVRYLGFEFDEDFIYLPLERCTCSLYDLIRALSAATDPSEFSVSLDDPPEIVKYKSKMRCIRDTMQDVSLWTHGGCPSPLLLKLMREVVSGLGHLHDLDILHRDLKPQNILITGKPLVAKLSDIGISRCCPHGGSSTSCGTLGWQAREMLRPDVQPSPANDMFSLGCVLFFSVTGGKHPFGKPGKRAIDIQNNIQNNTMDLSSVASIPEAHDLISGLLNPDPILRPKVSKVLHHPFWSSEMLSRFCFSSLDKMKKFVK from the exons ATGGCTGAGGGATTTCGACTTCCTGATTATGGCATTGAAGGGACTAGGATCGGTGATATCTTCGTATCAAATGCAGAAATCAGTATGCGAAGTGGTGGGACAACAGTGTTCGAGGGCTTCTGTCGTGATGGCACACCTGTAGCTGTGAAGCGATTAGTGCGGGGTCATCGTACTGTTGTCTCCAATTGGATTCCTCAGTTGATGACGTACGAACATCCAAATATTGTTCGGTATTTGGGATTTGAATTCGACGAGGATTTCATCTATCTTCCTCTGGAGCGCTGTACTTGCAGCTTGTATGATTTGATTCGAGCACTCTCGGCCGCTACAGACCCTTCAGAGTTCTCTGTCTCTCTTGATGATCCACCAGAAATTGTTAAGTATAAGAGCAAGATGAGATGTATTAGGGATACGATGCAGGATGTTAGCTTGTGGACTCATGGCGGTTGTCCCTCACCCTTGTTGCTGAAACTGATGAG GGAGGTGGTATCAGGACTCGGCCATTTGCATGACTTGGATATACTCCATCGGGATTTAAAGCCTCAAAATATCTTGATCACTGGGAAACCATTAGTTGCGAAGCTATCTGATATAGGAATTAGTCGTTGTTGCCCTCATGGAGGATCTTCCACGA GTTGTGGTACCTTAGGATGGCAAGCACGTGAGATGCTTCGTCCTGATGTGCAACCTAGTCCGGCAAATGATATGTTTAGTTTAGGTTGTGTCCTCTTCTTTTCTGTCACTGGTGGAAAACATCCATTTGGCAAACCTGGAAAACGTGCCATCGACATCCAGAACAACATCCAAAACAACACCATGGATCTGTCCTCGGTAGCCTCCATACCGGAGGCTCATGATTTGATATCGGGTTTACTAAACCCGGATCCTATACTGAG GCCAAAGGTATCAAAGGTGCTTCACCATCCGTTTTGGAGTTCAGAGATGTTGTCTCGATTCTGCTTTTCAAGTTTGGACAAAATGAAGAAGTTTGTTAAGTGA
- the LOC125316407 gene encoding diacylglycerol O-acyltransferase 2D-like, which yields MRELTIQIYVHAVFGYEPHSPLHSLCILWSLCFLSNNVVGKTPYVFYTPFLRHIWTWLGLTPATKTNFISLLGADYSCIIVPGVVQETFLVERHSEVAFIKSRKGFVRIAMEMGFPLVPVFCFGQTNVYKWCKSGGKLYLQFSSAIKFTPVFFWGIFGSPLPFQHPMHVAVGRPSEFKKTSKPTMEEVNKVHGKFVEVFRDLFKRRKAQVGHADLELKIL from the exons ATGCGCGAATTAACTATTCAGATATATGTGCATGCAGTTTTTGGCTATGAACCACATTCA CCATTGCACTCCTTATGCATTTTATGGAGCCTTTGTTTTCTGTCTAATAACGTAGTGGGGAAAACTCCGTACGTGTTTTACACTCCATTTCTGAGACATATATGGACGTGGTTGGGTCTCACGCCGGCAACTAAGACAAACTTCATTTCCCTCTTGGGTGCTGACTACAGCTGTATCATTGTGCCCGGCGTTGTACAAGAGACCTTCCTCGTGGAGCGTCATTCCGAG GTTGCATTTATTAAATCGAGGAAAGGATTTGTGCGGATAGCCATGGAGATGGGCTTCCCCCTGGTTCCAGTTTTCTGCTTCGGTCAA ACAAATGTTTACAAGTGGTGCAAGTCTGGTGGAAAGTTGTACCTGCAATTTTCTAGCGCAATTAAGTTTACCCCGGTTTTCTTCTGGGGAATCTTTGG ATCTCCTTTACCCTTCCAACATCCGATGCATGTGGCGGTCGGTAGACCCAGTGAGTTTAAGAAAACCTCCAAACCCACCATGGAAGAG GTCAACAAGGTGCACGGCAAGTTTGTCGAAGTATTCAGAGATCTCTTCAAAAGGCGTAAGGCACAGGTCGGCCATGCCGATCTCGAGCTGAAAATTCTTTGA